The Clavelina lepadiformis chromosome 1, kaClaLepa1.1, whole genome shotgun sequence genome segment aactgtgggttGCGACCCCAGCTTGAGAAGCCCTGATTTGTAATTGATGACACTAATCGATatgttgaatttttgttttgatactttttagtttgttttgaatGGGAAAATAAACTCTCTCTCCATGATAGAGATGTACTGCTGTCCTTGGCTTAATATAGACCTACCGGTACGATACCCATGCGTACTAAGAACGTACCGGACGTATGCAAAGAGATTGCGTCTTTTGTAATAGTTCCCTTCACATTGGTAGGCGGTAGAGTAGCATGCGGGTTAGTGTGACTCTCGATTGAATATTTTTAAGCACTTTTTACATAACCTCGGTGAGCTGGTGGTTGAAGACAACCATTTTACATGAAGTGTATGTCGTTTCAGGTATATCAGAAACTGTACCATGCATAATTGCATAATTTAATCATAAAAATGTACTGAAATATTGATTACATGAccagtttattttgttaatatgtGCAAGTGTCTCTTAGTTTCAGGCATTTCTGCATTTATAGGTTAAATGTTTATAAGCTAAATTGTCGGTGATAAATGTAGAAAAGATACTCCAGagaaatttatttgtatattaAAAGCATTAGTGCATTCCCATTTTGTAGTTCAAGATACTGAAGTTTCAAACATTATACAGTTTCTTTTAATGTTTGGCTGTTATGTGGTGTTAATTTGGTTATAGtagaataaaaatttgtaagtATAATCTATATCATATATGAGGTGACAGAGGTTATTTGCATGTAGCCTCCTTATTAGTGAGGTTTAtgttgatgaaaaatttctgAATGACTAAACCCCTGATTCTATTGACTAACTACCAAAGATACAATATAGTgagataatatttttgttggatGTGCAGTCTTTTCATGAATTTAACTAGACCTGGTGATAAAAGTACTTTTAATTGTGCATTGATAAAAGTAACTAGGTTAAGGATAATTTTTGGAGATAAATTAAGTGTTCTGTGgttagtttatttgtttggaATGTGTATCCTCTGAcacaattaatgttttttagcaaaataaattgtgtGCGGTTTGGTAGTAATGTTCTATGTTTTTAAGAGTTGATGTGGCATACTGGCATTGTGAGTAATGAGGTATGCGCCACAGTAGCACAAAAAATTTATGGCTGTTCTTATTGATGGGATTGAAATGGGTTGGATACACTTGTTGGTATAAAGTCCGTGGTTTATCAAACCcaagtttctaaaattaatcAAGCACAGGTAATGTCAGTGATAGGTCAGTCAGTTGTTTTAGTCAGTTAGTTCAGTGTGACTGAAGAATATTTCTGTTGTATGTGTTTGAGTTTGccatttttgaattttaatatttgtgcaACGATTTGCCAGGACTTGTTTTATATTCATGTGAGCCTTCTGTGTACAGTTTTAAtactatataatatatatccCATTTTACCAATTCAATTGATCTGTGTTTATTGGGAttgattataatttttaagctagcctatatagtatatagtgAGCCCTTTGTCAAAAACTTCAACACTGTTACTACCTATATCCTTGTTCAATGTAATGTTACGATGAAGCGACTATGCCTAGGATTTAGTGTATTTATTGAATTGTGGTTGGTTTGCATAGCCACAGAGTAAATATAGGGTTgaaaattcaacaaatttgATTTACTCTTATGTTGTAGTTGGTGTGCATAGGCATAGCTATACAGTACACACAGAGATAAAAATTTACACGGTGGCTATTCCATCGTAAGTAGGTAGCCCAcagttaaagataggcggttaggttagtaGAATTATAtgcaaaaagtcgatttaagCTACTTGgagtttaatttatttagatTAGATTAGAAAGAAGATTTAGATTAGGTTAAAGTTACTaggttataacatttaagttctaaagttaacaagaaaccatgaaaaatagctttgaacgtacgattttttcaggtaaaatagtgacagcaaaaaatttaacaattttggcttattaattaattaattaattagtcCAAAGGTGATTCATATTTCTGTACATTGAAGACTCTGCAAGCACTTCTCTCAAAACGACTTTGTTAAATGCTGCAAACCGATTAAACTCGGCaattttttcagcaaataaGATTCTTAAATCCCAGACTATACTCAGTCAGTTAATGGCATAAGGCTTACTCGTGTTGCTAGAGTGGTTATACAGTTGTTGTTAATTCTTGAAACGTTGCTGTTAAATCTTGATCTATTTTTAGCACAAAGAATCGTAGCAGTTTCTAACCACGTTTACACAAAGAAACCTGCACAAATATTGTACTTAAAGATATTTTAGAATGGAAGTCGAGTTTAGACTCTCCCAACAACTGGTATTAGCCGCAGGTTGTTGCTATGAACAACAAGCCATTATTCATTACAAATGACAATAATGGCACTGCCTTAATTCCTGTTCAAAGTACATCCGTCTATCGGTTTATGTACATTCGCACTGAACGtgttgcaaagaaaaaataagtttGCTGCACCATGACTATGATGgaactaaatatttttttattacagaTTCTGGTAATGTGTTATTGTGTAGACAGTTAAAATTAAAGGTTATAAAACAAGTTTGCACGCAACTGTAACACGTAGCCTGGCTTATGAAGCAACAATCGCGCGCCACCAACAATGGACAACAACAATGACCAAGAAATGTCACTGACTTTGAAGTATTTGCTGGAAAACCCGGCTCTGCTACAACCGCCAGAGCCAACAAATAAAGGTAATTACATTGCAGCAAGCACTCAGTTGTTTATTCTGTATATTTATACCGTATTTTGCCTTACGCATTGTGTTATAGCAATGCCTTAAGGTATTTTCGCGAAAAAGCTTATTTGAAATTGAATACTTTGGTTTTACTGACAATCGGTGTCGGTTTACCAGGACCACAGCCACAGGTTCGTGTCTAGCCTGACACGTTCGCAGTTGCTGTACTTCAATGTTTACAATACACGCGGTTTATTAACGATATCTTTCTGCTAGATGCCAGGAACCTGTACAGTGCACAGTAACGTAGACGCGCGTTCCATTCTATGTCATCTTTCTGTCGTATTTTAATGTAACGTTTGCACAAACATAGATTTTCTTTGCAATAAATACGCGTCAATCGAGGACAACCCAGTGGCGCGAAAATTAGCGTGAACGATTGTCACAGACACGATGCAGAAAAGGTTGCACACAATTGCTAGTCAATTGATTTGGAATCCGCTCAATTAGCGTTGTCAGGTAAGCGGAAAATACATTTACCTGCTCGCCGGATAAAACCTGACACTTTCGTAGCACTGAAACAATCGCAAAGAAAATCGTGCGCTTGCGGGGCACGCTGTTCCAATATCGTGCCGGACGTCATTTAGACACCCAATGGATTTAACCGGATCTGTCGGAATCTTCACTCAAAAACCACGGGAATGTGCTTTCAATACAGGGTAGCATGAgtatttatttgaattcaATCTGCGAACGAAGGCAGGTGCGTTGAGACTTAGCTGTGTAACTTTCCAAATAAAGCTCAGCATGTCGTGTTTTGGAAATAGTGTGTATAGCGAACCCTTTCTCTTCACTGGGTTTGGAATGAACTATGGAGCAGCGACGCACTATTGCCAGGACGTTTTACGTCCCTGTCCTAGGTCATACACGGACCAGAAACAGATAAGCAGTTGCGCCATTGAAGCACGTAGATGGCGCCACAACGATGATTTGCTGAGTGGCTACCGTACGGCGCAAAGAAACTACTCCCATAATTTTGGTTTCGGCAGTATAATTGATAACTCGCAAAATGTTGCCAGGATCATGAAGTCTAAAGGTAAACACTTTGCAGCAGTTACGATAACGTGCTACAGTCAAATAAGACAAAAACACATATTCGAGTCGGTCGATTCGCTtataccagtggttcccaaactttatctactcgcgtaccatttttttggttcATGCAGCGTTCTCGTACCACCTACATTGTAGGACGTAGGTGGTCCGACAAAGATCcacaattcaaaaataaaaaatgataggcaaaatgtttactaaagGCTCgtgaatattaaacaaaaactagtCGAACTTTTACCGCCCTCGCTACAGTGCTACAGAATAACTAAGGTATTACAAAAACTGACTTCAAGGATTTGTTACGTAGTAATTAATGACGTTCTGTAAACTTCTGTTTCGTTACAAAGAAACCCtgttttacaatccaatgcgtCAATACCCTAAGAAATTAGTATTCAGTAGGGAACATGGCATGAAATTTCACGCTCTACCTaatttatgtgaattaaattaaTGCCGACGACAATAAAAGATCTTTTGTGATCGTTTGGTGTGAACTTGATAAgttgctcgcgtaccacctggaagACCTTCgtgtaccactagtggtacgcgtaccatagtttgggaaccactggctTATACCATGTTTCTCCAAAATTAAGACCTAGCCTGAATTTCGAGAATGATTTTGATTTAAGCCctacctttaaaataagaccTAGTCGATAGCGTGATAGTGCAATGACCTGAAGTTACGCGTTTGAAGTTTGAATAAACATAATTctcaactttgtttttaataaatgaaaataaaagtcATCTCCTAAAATAAGCCCTAGTGTCATatttttaagtgaaaaataatataagcCCTGTCTTATTTTCGGAGAAACACGGTATGTGTAAACTATAGGTTTCATGAGCTTTTATCGCGTACTCCGTCCTatgccattttatttttgaatgacCGGAAACTGAAGAAGGCAATTATATTTTCAGCCTTTTCAATAATGGAAATGTActtacaaaaacgtttttctacACTTATTTTGTGAACAGTctcttttgtaattttatgaaTATGGTTAATTTAACTATTGATAACTTACCATCAGAAGCGTTTTTGTTAATAATGTGATTCCCGATGCATGTTTTTTGCTATAATTTGATTTCGTGCAATTTAGTAATTTACAACTTCTCTAATCTACAAGAGCTGTCTAAGAACAGCTGTTATGCTCACGAATTTAACATATGAAAATAAACAGCATGAAATAATGTAAACAGATTAACTTGAATATTTAAACAACACATTGTATCAGAGTGTTGCGTTCACCATTCGATCACGCACAGCAATACTCAGCGAATGGTAAAAACGACTTCCTTGTTTTTCCAGATAAATGCAAGGAGGATAAACTGACCGATCCGCAGAATGACTTAACGTCAGCATATCTGGGTCCGCAGATCTGGAGCGACATGCTCCTTTCGGATGAACTCAAATTGGAGCCGGTTGATCTCGGAGATTTGTTGGATGGCACCGGGATGGAAGGAGAGGTAACGCCAAACAATAACGCGTCACTTCCAGTCTACATGGTCATTGTGTTAGATAAAGTCGTGTTTTATATCAAGAACAAAATAATGTCATCACcagaataaatttaaaattgtctGAATAATTCTGTGATGACAATAAGCGTCTTTTTCATACTTAACTAAATCCGGTGTTGGTCTCATTCCAACCAACTGTGGTGTTATGTTATTTTGTTGCTGTATTGATCTTGTACTTCAAATGAAATTTCTTTGGCATTCTCTAGGCAGGACACATATTAAACCATTTATAATAATCCGAAGACGAGCACGCTTAAACTTTCCtggtaatgtttattttcggCCGTTTATGCCCGTTGGCTATTCCATACTTGTTTTCCGTTCTCtggaaatttatttgaaaagtttaataTAATTTCATACACTTTTGAGCGATTTATTGCACACTACCAAGATACATCCGACACACTGCATGGGTAATATCGAAATTATCTCTCAGGATATATTCGGTAAACTCTTGCCTTGAAATTTTTAACAGGATTCGTAGAATTTTGACGTAGGATTGTGACTTTTAACCGGTGTGGACAAACCGTTTTTTTCTTAGTATCCATCCGTTCATTGTTAATGCAAGCTATGTGTGCTTAAATTTGTGGGCGCATTAGCACCTAAATATTACATTGGGAGTTGGGACACATTCACCCTTGTAATTGTATATCCTGTTGTTTTAACTTGAACCTTGGCTTTGAAATCGAGATCACAAAACTGTGGCGAACTTCTTATAGTGCAGTGATTTCgtgtttttttcattaaaaatgttttcttgaTTCGCTTTACAGATGAATGACGTCGATTTGCTTATGTCAAATTGTACCTCACAATCGACAACACAACAGAGACAAACGTCAGGTAAATACACCTTTACAGTATACGATCTGGAGCATAAAATTAGGACGATTGGAAGAAAATAGGTTTTTTCGTTTCGCTGGTACGGATGACATATAGCTTACCACTTTGTTAGTGTGTAGCAAGCAAAACGAAACTAAATCGAATTTCTCCGTTACGCTATTCGTGTTAGTGTGTTGTAGTCTAAGCTGTAGCTGAAAATCACGAAATAAAACCATTGACTTAGCATGGTTGATTtatgaaatgaaaaagaacTTTTCGAGTAAGCAATACTGAATAATAAATGATGGCGGTACCTCAAGTCAatcgattaaattatttttattattcaaAACTTCCATCGTTTTCAGTCAGAAATTGAGGACATTTTTTGTCGTCTTAGAAAACGTTCGGTGTGTTGTTGTTGGCTTACGACATATGTATCATGTTTAACAAAAGATTAAAGGGCACTACAAAAGCTTTTTAGCAATTGCTTTGTTGGCCTGCTGTTTAATTAAATAGTTGTTATGTAGTGTCGTTTTTATTAACTTGCTTCAGGGAGAATTTACGATTTGCTCAATATCTTTATTCAGTAGTCTGACAAGCAGGATTTGGTTCTCTGTCTGAGTCCTTGTCATGGTAACATTATGCCCTCCAGTTAGGCTCAAAGCTTGAATACCGATTGTGTGATAAGGGAGAGTTAAAACGAAGCTACAAATGCGTCTTGCTAATTTTCTTATTATAAATCAAACGTTGCTAAGTTTGtggtatttttaatcaaaacaagcCAGTTTCTGCACAAGTACCCATGAGTTCTATGGAAACTGGTTACTGATTTTTATCTTAGCATTTTAGACCTTGTTTACcaagattatacagttgttatatttttttaatttaaacaggtgttttaaaaaagttgtcaaaaacacatttaacTAAATGTCTAACTAAGTTCTTGTTGACAGGTAAATTTCACGAAAAGTACAGAAATGGTTGCATAACCACATACAAACGTCATTCCTTTGCAAAGGAAACATTAACAATGCGTATTTCGAAGAAAACTGTGATTCTTGTTTTCACGAAGTCGTGAAATTACTTCACGGCTTTATATGGAAGCACAGTATCTTGCCAAAGAAGGCATTTGCCCGACAGTTCGATTATCACTCCCCGCCAACATAAAATCTCATTAAATCGCCTAAAGCTACATACGATGACGTAGTAAAGAACAGTTCACAATAAACCTGTAGGTCACGAAACCTGAACGAGAAATATAGTAAACGTCTGTCAGTTTTATGGCAATAATTGTTTTCACGTCACGACGCAATCATTACTTTTATGTAACTGATTCTCTGAATTAAACGTCAGCGATATTGTAGTGTTTTATGATATTTTCTTCGTGTTTTTTAAGGGAACCTTGCGGTTTTCTGCCATAATACAGAGAAATTCCACTTCCCTTTGACACTATTTGTGGTCTAGGACTCTAGGTTATGCATATCAGCACCCACGCTATTTACTTCATTTCCTTTTTGTCACCTCTTGGTTAATCATCCATATGTCAAGATAATGATTAAAACACGATTTGTAATTTCATCATAGCCCACCATTGTTTCACAGTTTTcaaataacttctatacctaAGCCTCAGCAAAGACAAGAGAAAAACGATGAAGTTGGCGCAAAACTAAAGTTGTGTGAAAGTCTAAAATTGGTATCAATTGGTCGATTCATTTCAAAGCGCTCACAGCCATTTCCGTGACGGGTATAGGAACGTGTGACTGCAACGTtctgttttttctttgaactGCACTAGAAAATTTCCGTGCAGTGATGCAGCGAAATCTTCTTTTGACCTTTTCTTAGCGTGACTTCTAGAAAGGTTCACCGAGTTTGCTGAATTTTCAGCAGCACTTATGAACTGCGCTCGCGAATCTAGCTATCAATACTGATTACTCAATACACTAGAATGCATGCGCCATAAAATGCTAAGCTCACATCCAATATAAAGGTAGTTTGTTGTCATAGATTTTCTCAATTTGTTTTCtctatgcaatttttttatttctaacgCATTATTTAAACAAGTTTGATGTGACTTCTTACAAAGTTTAATTCTCTAACTCCGTACATTGTAGTGCATCATCTTCTTTCAGATGACCTGTCATTGCTCGGCTACCAAGACATGCCGTCGCTTATCGATGTGGAAGATACAAACGCGACCCAGGTTCCCAGCCCGACCGATTATTTTGCGAGCAAGCATGGCGCATTCCAGCAGCAGAGCCAACAAGCACCATCACAACATATGCAGCCGCAGGTCATGAGGCAAAACAGCTTGTCTGTCCAATGCACTGCACAATCACAGCCCCTGCACCTTCTCAAGCAACAGATCTTCGATCAGCAGTGTGCCCTCTTTAACGAGGTTATGGCAAATAACCCACCGCAAAACCACAGCAGCCAGCCCCAGGTGCAACAGCAACGCCAGACGACACCTCCATTGCAACAGATAAGTTTTTCTATTGCAAATCAACAGAGTGTACCTCACGTCGCGCCGCAGATTCGACGTAATGTTACAGTCAACCAGCAGCACCAGCACCAGAATGTTGAGTCTCGACCTCAACAGCAAAAAAACAGCCAAGTCCAAGCTCCACATACAAACCCTAAGACCAACGCTTTGTCCTACGAAAAGAAGGGAAGTTCTCCCAATTATGAGTCAATATCTTCTCCGACGTGTTTTGAGGTCCGGATTCCATCGCCAAAGAAAGTCAACTTCCTTCCTAGCACTGCCGATGTGATCCTAGCCACACCGAGAGTGGTAAGCATCTTGCAAACCATTGCTCATGCACTTTAATGTCGATTTGCAACTATTCATTGACATCATACTCTTCAAACAATTTGTAC includes the following:
- the LOC143453108 gene encoding uncharacterized protein LOC143453108 isoform X2, which gives rise to MDNNNDQEMSLTLKYLLENPALLQPPEPTNKDKCKEDKLTDPQNDLTSAYLGPQIWSDMLLSDELKLEPVDLGDLLDGTGMEGEMNDVDLLMSNCTSQSTTQQRQTSDDLSLLGYQDMPSLIDVEDTNATQVPSPTDYFASKHGAFQQQSQQAPSQHMQPQVMRQNSLSVQCTAQSQPLHLLKQQIFDQQCALFNEVMANNPPQNHSSQPQVQQQRQTTPPLQQISFSIANQQSVPHVAPQIRRNVTVNQQHQHQNVESRPQQQKNSQVQAPHTNPKTNALSYEKKGSSPNYESISSPTCFEVRIPSPKKVNFLPSTADVILATPRVDEGDEVIFDPTTRHFTEEELKPQPIVRKSRKVYVPPDNKDTKYWSRRNKNNVAAKRSREARRIKENQIALRANFLEQENSTLKIEISELRQELSRVTEVVRKYEKCFKKPS
- the LOC143453108 gene encoding uncharacterized protein LOC143453108 isoform X1, producing the protein MSCFGNSVYSEPFLFTGFGMNYGAATHYCQDVLRPCPRSYTDQKQISSCAIEARRWRHNDDLLSGYRTAQRNYSHNFGFGSIIDNSQNVARIMKSKDKCKEDKLTDPQNDLTSAYLGPQIWSDMLLSDELKLEPVDLGDLLDGTGMEGEMNDVDLLMSNCTSQSTTQQRQTSDDLSLLGYQDMPSLIDVEDTNATQVPSPTDYFASKHGAFQQQSQQAPSQHMQPQVMRQNSLSVQCTAQSQPLHLLKQQIFDQQCALFNEVMANNPPQNHSSQPQVQQQRQTTPPLQQISFSIANQQSVPHVAPQIRRNVTVNQQHQHQNVESRPQQQKNSQVQAPHTNPKTNALSYEKKGSSPNYESISSPTCFEVRIPSPKKVNFLPSTADVILATPRVDEGDEVIFDPTTRHFTEEELKPQPIVRKSRKVYVPPDNKDTKYWSRRNKNNVAAKRSREARRIKENQIALRANFLEQENSTLKIEISELRQELSRVTEVVRKYEKCFKKPS